The following proteins come from a genomic window of Leptospira neocaledonica:
- a CDS encoding M23 family metallopeptidase, whose product MSSRNIKRKSSRRSPLGSRRHPDAADIKYVKRTILCLPIISAMVASALSADPLKNYENAINDYANKDSSFFTDKEERKIKQLFSQSPEEWEEDKYSSLSYHKDKSNLELPSFISINPIVSSKIVSQSGFIIKSYIVKPKDTLFRIAKSLKTTAAKISEANGLNKGSVLKVGQSLSVPVKVGNASRQKIEYKRVFITPVLGARFSSRYGKRKDPFHTGGGGYHTGIDMAGPQGAPILASADGVVSFAGVNGGYGNSVIIDHPNGYRTMYAHCAKITVEEGTKVRAGTVIGAVGRTGSATGSHLHFEVFYNGKRINPEVALRKTLKIVTNLDPGKVAKL is encoded by the coding sequence ATGAGCTCACGGAATATAAAAAGAAAAAGTAGCCGTCGTTCCCCACTAGGTTCAAGAAGGCATCCCGACGCAGCCGATATTAAATATGTGAAACGGACGATTCTTTGCCTTCCCATTATATCCGCCATGGTGGCTTCTGCTTTATCGGCCGATCCGCTTAAAAATTACGAAAACGCGATCAATGATTACGCGAATAAGGACTCTTCTTTCTTTACGGACAAGGAAGAACGTAAAATCAAACAATTATTCTCCCAATCTCCGGAAGAATGGGAAGAAGACAAATATTCTTCTCTTAGTTATCATAAAGATAAGTCCAATTTGGAACTCCCTTCTTTCATTAGTATCAATCCTATTGTTTCCTCCAAGATAGTTAGCCAGAGCGGCTTTATTATAAAATCTTATATCGTAAAACCTAAGGATACTTTATTCAGGATTGCCAAATCATTAAAAACCACTGCCGCTAAAATTTCAGAAGCAAACGGTTTAAACAAAGGTTCCGTTCTAAAAGTAGGACAGAGCTTAAGTGTTCCAGTAAAAGTGGGAAATGCTTCCCGCCAAAAGATAGAATATAAAAGAGTATTCATCACTCCTGTTTTAGGCGCTAGATTCTCTTCCAGATACGGTAAAAGAAAAGATCCATTCCACACAGGTGGAGGCGGTTACCATACTGGGATAGATATGGCTGGCCCTCAAGGAGCACCAATACTCGCTTCCGCAGATGGTGTGGTAAGTTTTGCCGGAGTCAATGGCGGTTACGGGAACTCAGTTATCATAGACCATCCAAATGGTTATAGAACCATGTATGCGCATTGCGCTAAAATTACAGTGGAAGAGGGAACGAAAGTGAGAGCAGGCACGGTCATAGGTGCCGTAGGTCGTACAGGCTCCGCCACAGGTTCCCATCTCCATTTCGAGGTGTTCTATAACGGAAAAAGGATCAACCCTGAGGTGGCTCTTAGGAAGACCTTAAAAATTGTTACTAACCTGGACCCAGGCAAGGTAGCAAAACTTTAA
- a CDS encoding type II secretion system-associated lipoprotein, with protein MHEMVRFFAFLLALFTIQCGARLIKKEKLFEINEHYQDKIYSLKKDTKVSMTETFKKGMLVRIYIESTPSLIKVKCFPADQKREHAIGRLIAYQVNEDLEKKTISIEDLDKIVANELTEYKKKK; from the coding sequence ATGCATGAAATGGTGCGATTCTTCGCTTTTTTATTGGCTCTATTTACTATACAGTGCGGAGCCAGATTGATTAAAAAAGAGAAGTTATTCGAGATCAACGAGCATTACCAAGATAAGATATACAGCCTTAAAAAAGACACAAAAGTCTCCATGACCGAAACTTTTAAGAAGGGAATGTTGGTCCGAATCTACATCGAATCGACTCCTTCCCTGATTAAAGTGAAATGTTTCCCTGCGGACCAAAAAAGGGAACATGCAATCGGCAGGCTGATCGCCTATCAGGTAAACGAAGATTTAGAGAAAAAGACCATCAGTATAGAGGATTTGGATAAGATCGTTGCAAATGAGCTCACGGAATATAAAAAGAAAAAGTAG
- a CDS encoding HD-GYP domain-containing protein, protein MKKLNVSELKPGMRFTKPVYLDKENLFITSNTPITDSDLERLKRFGITEVLTHGDILVIDVDPERLETQLEDFIISTIVDEDLLPLKGIYDNLNRIKVQFSNLFKNTFALVQDVYRKVADDKIFDFGPVREQGEALADFVRTHNNLSYLILGMNNPGYYLYNQITTSTFYALIIGKLLDFSRPKMVDLAISCLVADVGMTKVPATISEKTDQLTDEEYKSILKHTIIGYQVLTQRIKIKNSLAVVALQHHERFDGKGYPQKIAATAIEENARIYAIADNFSALITNRPHRQRVLPHEAIKSMISMDVGKFDLKIVRTFLNQVSLYPVGSCVELSDKRVGIVLAANADKPLRPSIRIIKDEYGTFVRNLVLVDLVKENHLFIVKALDLQEATVTS, encoded by the coding sequence ATGAAAAAATTGAACGTGTCCGAATTGAAGCCGGGTATGAGATTTACAAAGCCCGTTTATCTGGACAAAGAAAATCTGTTCATCACTTCTAATACTCCGATCACTGATTCGGACTTGGAACGTTTGAAAAGATTCGGGATCACCGAGGTATTAACCCATGGGGATATCCTAGTAATCGATGTAGATCCTGAAAGATTGGAAACCCAATTAGAGGATTTTATCATCAGCACGATCGTAGACGAGGACCTTCTTCCTTTAAAAGGAATCTACGATAATCTGAACCGTATTAAGGTACAATTTTCCAATCTATTTAAAAACACTTTCGCATTAGTACAAGACGTTTATAGAAAAGTTGCGGATGATAAGATATTCGATTTCGGTCCAGTAAGAGAACAAGGAGAAGCGTTAGCTGACTTTGTAAGGACACATAATAATCTTTCGTATTTAATCCTTGGAATGAATAATCCGGGGTATTATCTATATAATCAGATCACTACTTCCACATTCTATGCTCTTATCATTGGAAAACTTCTGGATTTCTCTCGTCCTAAAATGGTGGATCTTGCGATCTCTTGTCTGGTAGCGGATGTAGGAATGACAAAGGTCCCCGCAACCATTTCCGAAAAAACGGACCAACTCACCGACGAAGAATACAAATCCATTCTAAAACATACGATCATAGGCTACCAGGTACTTACCCAGAGGATCAAAATTAAGAATAGTTTGGCGGTTGTGGCTCTACAACACCATGAACGTTTTGATGGAAAAGGGTATCCTCAAAAGATCGCAGCAACTGCGATAGAGGAGAATGCGAGGATCTATGCAATTGCGGATAATTTTTCCGCTCTTATCACTAACAGACCTCATAGACAAAGAGTACTTCCTCACGAAGCAATCAAATCCATGATCAGTATGGATGTGGGTAAGTTTGATCTGAAAATTGTGCGCACATTTTTGAACCAAGTCTCCTTATACCCCGTGGGTTCTTGCGTGGAACTTTCAGACAAACGAGTAGGGATCGTTCTTGCTGCGAATGCAGATAAACCTTTAAGGCCTTCTATTCGTATTATAAAGGACGAATATGGAACTTTCGTTCGTAACTTGGTCTTAGTGGATTTGGTAAAAGAGAATCATCTATTTATTGTCAAGGCTCTCGATCTTCAGGAAGCAACTGTAACCTCTTAA
- the rimM gene encoding ribosome maturation factor RimM (Essential for efficient processing of 16S rRNA) gives MTETRILTGHLGKPFGLKGLVRLVAEDSSVPGLKFPIQATLEYSSREPIPVKILKATLQAGKILLQLEGINSPEEASSLTGGKLYIDRSHFPKSKNEEYYLFELKGLKAIAEDGKELGWELVDILENPAHSILVFETQDSEVLVPYVEKHVGNIILEEGKIVLKSPEDWNEI, from the coding sequence TTGACTGAGACTCGTATCCTAACCGGACATTTAGGAAAACCCTTCGGACTGAAGGGTTTAGTCCGACTGGTTGCAGAGGATAGTTCCGTTCCGGGGCTCAAATTTCCAATCCAAGCTACCCTAGAATATTCCTCCAGGGAACCAATACCTGTAAAGATCCTGAAAGCAACCCTACAAGCAGGAAAGATACTTTTACAATTAGAAGGTATCAATTCTCCGGAAGAAGCTTCTTCCTTAACTGGTGGAAAACTGTATATCGATCGTTCTCATTTTCCCAAATCCAAAAACGAAGAATATTATCTATTCGAGTTAAAAGGTCTGAAAGCAATTGCCGAAGACGGAAAGGAACTCGGATGGGAATTAGTGGACATTCTAGAAAATCCGGCACATTCTATCTTAGTCTTTGAGACGCAAGATTCCGAGGTCTTAGTTCCTTATGTGGAAAAACATGTAGGAAATATAATCTTAGAAGAAGGTAAGATCGTTCTAAAAAGTCCTGAGGATTGGAATGAAATTTAA
- the rplS gene encoding 50S ribosomal protein L19: MKELLKGGLPTEANRTLNFNVGDTVKVHYKIQESGKERVQVYEGVVISISNGGNGKSFTVRRISYDVGVERVFPLYSPRIAKIELVRKGKVRRSKLFFLRERSGKSARIRELKGGKILVAEDRKRQTAEEAKAAAPAETAAAE, translated from the coding sequence ATGAAAGAACTTTTAAAAGGCGGACTTCCTACAGAAGCGAATCGTACCCTTAATTTCAATGTTGGGGATACTGTAAAGGTCCATTATAAAATCCAAGAATCCGGCAAAGAAAGGGTCCAGGTATACGAAGGAGTGGTGATCTCCATCTCCAACGGCGGAAACGGAAAATCTTTCACTGTTCGTAGGATCTCTTACGATGTAGGTGTTGAGAGAGTATTCCCACTTTATTCTCCTCGTATCGCTAAAATTGAACTAGTACGTAAAGGTAAGGTTCGTCGTTCTAAACTGTTCTTCTTAAGAGAACGTTCTGGAAAATCTGCTCGTATTCGCGAGTTGAAAGGCGGAAAAATCTTAGTAGCAGAAGACAGAAAGCGCCAAACCGCTGAAGAAGCAAAAGCTGCTGCTCCTGCTGAAACCGCTGCTGCGGAATAA
- the rpsP gene encoding 30S ribosomal protein S16 yields the protein MVKIRLQRTGAKNNPHYRVVAADSHSPRDGKFIDILGHYHPAEVKSQTVLDKEKILGWLSKGAQPTGTVLNLIKHEGIWAEYKQSLKK from the coding sequence TTGGTTAAGATCAGACTACAAAGAACCGGAGCCAAAAACAACCCTCACTACCGAGTAGTGGCTGCAGATAGCCATTCTCCTAGAGACGGTAAATTTATCGATATTCTTGGACACTATCACCCAGCAGAGGTGAAAAGCCAAACAGTCCTGGATAAAGAGAAAATTTTAGGCTGGCTCAGCAAAGGTGCTCAACCTACCGGAACCGTTCTGAACCTCATTAAACACGAGGGGATCTGGGCGGAATATAAACAATCTCTGAAGAAGTAA
- a CDS encoding YifB family Mg chelatase-like AAA ATPase, translating into METCKLTKFFGASLEGIHPFPVSVEINIKRGIPRFQITGLPSPSIKESSDRIRIAIENSGFEYSLQNILVHLAPAGRKKEGTYLDLPIAAGILYLTGQIIPSEKLEQFLFLGELGLDGSIKPLKGILPILSGLENTGFTAAVVPFGNRKEASILDKFPIYAISHLKDLVSLAKGEIKSEPRGNIRIRSEVLPWKSEFHKSQLPAIRAVQIASAGFHHCLLSGPPGAGKTMLAKLAHGFLPEIREKEGIELLGIRSLQEILSDTEVERPFRSPHHTASDISLVGGSIGLRMGEVSLAGNGILFLDELSEFHSKNLQALREPMEEGKITISRISGSMTYPASFLFIGATNPCPCGYYQTLIKECNCSVSNIRNYQSSFSGPFLDRIEIFYHLGLSGNLDGEKVSINLKSIRDSIQSASEIQYRRLFRETGKLYNGRLRGEEVERMIPLSKECESYFWKANNLQKFSIRKVAHFRKVARTIADLEGSEEVLLRNLEEALVFLNSGWSPENRAVT; encoded by the coding sequence ATGGAGACATGTAAACTGACCAAATTTTTTGGGGCTTCTCTGGAGGGAATACATCCATTTCCGGTATCTGTAGAGATCAATATCAAAAGGGGCATTCCAAGGTTCCAGATCACAGGACTTCCGAGCCCTTCTATAAAGGAATCCTCAGATAGAATCAGGATCGCGATAGAAAACAGCGGATTTGAATATTCTCTGCAGAACATTTTGGTCCATCTTGCTCCTGCTGGCAGAAAAAAAGAAGGGACATACTTAGATCTTCCCATTGCCGCAGGGATTTTATATTTAACGGGTCAGATAATTCCTTCTGAAAAACTAGAACAGTTTCTTTTCCTAGGCGAGCTGGGACTGGATGGATCCATAAAACCTTTGAAAGGAATTCTTCCTATTCTTTCAGGTTTGGAAAATACCGGTTTTACTGCTGCGGTTGTTCCTTTTGGAAATAGGAAAGAAGCTTCTATTCTAGACAAATTTCCGATCTACGCAATTTCTCATCTAAAAGATTTAGTTTCCTTGGCAAAGGGTGAGATCAAGTCCGAGCCAAGAGGAAATATAAGGATCAGATCCGAAGTTCTACCTTGGAAATCCGAATTTCATAAAAGCCAATTGCCCGCAATACGAGCGGTGCAGATTGCAAGTGCCGGTTTTCATCATTGTTTACTATCCGGTCCGCCAGGTGCCGGAAAAACAATGCTCGCGAAATTGGCACATGGATTTCTTCCCGAGATACGAGAGAAAGAAGGAATCGAATTATTAGGAATTCGGTCCTTACAAGAAATATTATCCGATACGGAAGTAGAAAGGCCTTTTAGAAGTCCTCATCATACTGCTTCCGATATTTCATTAGTTGGTGGATCCATCGGCTTAAGAATGGGAGAAGTTTCTCTAGCAGGGAATGGAATCTTATTCTTAGATGAACTTTCGGAATTTCATTCTAAAAATTTACAAGCCTTAAGAGAACCAATGGAAGAAGGGAAAATTACAATTTCCCGGATCAGCGGTTCTATGACCTACCCTGCTTCTTTTTTGTTTATTGGAGCCACCAACCCTTGTCCTTGCGGATATTACCAAACTTTAATAAAAGAATGTAACTGCAGTGTTTCAAATATCCGGAATTACCAGTCCTCCTTTAGCGGACCATTTTTGGATCGGATCGAAATATTTTATCATCTGGGCCTTTCAGGAAATTTAGATGGGGAGAAGGTTTCGATAAATCTAAAATCTATTCGAGATTCCATCCAATCCGCCTCGGAAATACAATACAGAAGATTATTCAGAGAAACGGGTAAATTATACAACGGAAGATTACGAGGAGAAGAAGTGGAAAGAATGATTCCACTTTCCAAGGAATGTGAATCTTATTTTTGGAAGGCTAACAATTTACAAAAGTTCAGCATTCGTAAGGTGGCCCATTTTAGGAAAGTAGCAAGGACGATTGCGGATCTCGAAGGTTCGGAGGAAGTGCTTTTGAGGAATTTGGAGGAGGCCCTTGTTTTCCTGAATTCCGGATGGTCTCCGGAAAACAGGGCCGTAACCTAA
- a CDS encoding EscU/YscU/HrcU family type III secretion system export apparatus switch protein has translation MDCVKFGIALKFTPDENKGPKILAKGEGLLGEKIKGVAKRHGVPIVEDAPLAEALSPIPVGQEIPENLYRAVAGVFAFVLSQKAEATREFEK, from the coding sequence ATGGACTGCGTGAAATTCGGAATCGCCCTAAAGTTTACACCGGACGAGAATAAAGGCCCTAAAATCCTAGCAAAGGGAGAAGGACTTTTAGGTGAAAAGATCAAGGGTGTGGCTAAAAGACACGGAGTTCCGATAGTGGAGGATGCGCCTTTGGCCGAGGCTCTTTCTCCGATACCGGTAGGGCAAGAGATCCCGGAAAATTTATACAGAGCGGTTGCGGGTGTTTTTGCTTTCGTACTCAGCCAAAAAGCGGAAGCAACAAGGGAATTTGAAAAATGA
- the rpe gene encoding ribulose-phosphate 3-epimerase: MKISASILATQLTALANTVPDFKKEGIDLVHMDVMDGNFVPQISFGEAVNKEIKAMTQIPLDVHLMVEKPENHVHKYYELNPYCITFHAETTRFPIRLAQEIKKNGPKVGVSLNPGTPVSALETLLPYIDLVLIMTVEPGFYGQKFVDGGMDKIRKVKSLISNHPIELEVDGGVNDTNIKELAQAGVDICVVGAGLFKSGDPSENGIRLKSLVK; the protein is encoded by the coding sequence TTGAAAATCTCCGCTTCTATTTTAGCCACCCAACTTACAGCACTTGCAAATACAGTTCCTGATTTTAAAAAAGAAGGAATCGACCTAGTCCATATGGACGTGATGGACGGAAATTTTGTGCCTCAGATCAGCTTCGGAGAAGCGGTCAATAAAGAGATCAAAGCAATGACCCAAATCCCACTGGACGTTCATCTCATGGTGGAGAAGCCTGAAAATCACGTTCACAAATATTACGAGCTGAATCCTTACTGCATTACTTTCCATGCGGAAACTACTCGTTTTCCGATTCGTTTAGCTCAGGAAATAAAGAAGAATGGACCGAAAGTAGGGGTTTCTCTGAACCCTGGGACTCCAGTTTCTGCATTGGAAACGCTTCTACCTTATATTGATCTAGTACTCATAATGACTGTCGAGCCTGGATTCTACGGGCAAAAATTCGTGGATGGGGGAATGGACAAGATCAGAAAAGTCAAGTCACTCATCTCCAATCACCCGATCGAACTGGAAGTAGATGGGGGAGTCAATGATACAAATATCAAAGAACTCGCCCAAGCCGGAGTGGATATTTGTGTTGTGGGAGCGGGTTTATTCAAATCCGGAGACCCAAGCGAGAATGGGATCCGCTTAAAAAGTCTAGTAAAGTAA
- the fmt gene encoding methionyl-tRNA formyltransferase → MKIAFFGTPEPSAKLLQALLQEPEIQVQFVVTNPDRPKGRSKTPIPSPVKDIAISANLPVFQYESIKKEKEEALQTFSKFDAELYVVFAYGSILPKEIFSHPKFGSINLHGSILPDLRGASPVQTSLWKGYTKTGISIQYLGEKMDEGDIISIQEVEIDLEDDTGTLMEKITQAGIQSLIPLLKGPRAITFEASPQDHSNATYCTKIQAEDRVLDLKLSAEELHNRIRALSPDLGGYCSFRGKRLILWKTRPVDFSETTIESGKLKRMDKKALIFQCGDGRFLEILSVQPENKNRMTVADFMNGFRISDEDRFE, encoded by the coding sequence ATGAAAATCGCATTTTTTGGGACCCCGGAACCTTCTGCCAAACTCTTGCAGGCACTACTGCAAGAGCCAGAGATCCAAGTACAATTCGTAGTCACAAATCCGGATCGCCCAAAGGGTAGAAGTAAAACCCCTATCCCAAGTCCGGTAAAGGATATTGCAATTTCTGCAAATCTTCCAGTCTTCCAATACGAATCCATAAAAAAGGAAAAAGAAGAAGCTCTCCAAACCTTTTCCAAGTTCGATGCGGAGCTCTATGTTGTATTTGCTTACGGATCTATTCTACCTAAAGAAATTTTCTCTCATCCTAAATTCGGTTCTATCAATCTACATGGATCGATTCTTCCCGATCTAAGAGGGGCATCTCCAGTCCAAACTTCTCTTTGGAAGGGTTATACTAAAACAGGGATCAGTATCCAATACCTGGGAGAAAAAATGGACGAAGGAGATATTATCTCCATCCAAGAAGTAGAAATAGACCTGGAAGATGATACAGGAACCCTCATGGAAAAAATCACCCAAGCTGGGATCCAAAGCCTAATTCCACTTTTAAAAGGCCCCCGAGCAATTACCTTCGAGGCCTCTCCACAAGATCATTCCAATGCAACTTATTGTACTAAAATCCAGGCAGAAGATCGAGTCCTGGATCTAAAACTTTCTGCCGAGGAATTGCATAATCGAATTCGTGCATTAAGTCCAGATCTGGGCGGATATTGCAGTTTCAGAGGCAAACGTTTGATTTTATGGAAAACAAGACCTGTGGATTTTTCCGAAACGACGATAGAGTCAGGCAAATTGAAACGAATGGACAAAAAGGCCCTTATTTTCCAGTGTGGAGATGGCCGTTTCTTAGAGATCCTTTCCGTCCAACCGGAAAATAAGAACAGAATGACTGTTGCAGATTTCATGAACGGTTTCCGTATTTCGGACGAGGATCGTTTCGAGTGA
- a CDS encoding ribonuclease HII: MPLANFEPEELKFFPDHLPCGIDEAGRGPYAGPLSVAMVLFTPEVLEKIYLGQILKGLNDSKKLTESKRESLFQEIQETAHKTAHAFLSHTYIDRYGINRAVLEGILKCYRKGSEAPIESTGRKLLLLIDGNYNFSKYKESEEVKRQSYYYKKGDSRIASIAAASIIAKVKRDRFMKAIASKFPGYGFEGHKGYGSAAHEQAIRDLGLARIHRRSFTKKFHASHSSSQPD, from the coding sequence ATGCCTCTCGCAAATTTCGAACCGGAAGAATTGAAATTTTTTCCAGATCATCTTCCTTGCGGAATAGATGAAGCGGGACGGGGTCCATATGCGGGCCCATTATCTGTGGCAATGGTTTTATTCACACCCGAGGTCCTGGAAAAGATTTATTTGGGACAGATCTTAAAAGGACTGAACGATTCTAAAAAACTCACAGAGTCCAAACGAGAATCTTTATTTCAAGAGATCCAAGAAACTGCCCACAAAACCGCTCACGCATTCTTATCCCACACCTATATAGATCGTTACGGGATCAATAGAGCAGTATTAGAAGGTATACTGAAATGTTATAGAAAGGGCTCCGAAGCTCCGATAGAAAGTACCGGAAGAAAACTTCTGCTCTTAATAGACGGAAATTATAATTTTTCAAAATACAAGGAATCGGAAGAGGTAAAACGCCAGTCTTACTATTATAAAAAAGGGGATTCCAGGATCGCAAGTATCGCGGCCGCATCCATCATCGCAAAAGTAAAACGTGATCGTTTTATGAAAGCGATTGCTTCTAAGTTTCCGGGTTATGGATTCGAAGGGCATAAAGGATATGGAAGTGCGGCACATGAACAAGCAATCCGGGATCTGGGACTAGCAAGAATCCACAGAAGGTCTTTCACTAAAAAATTCCATGCTTCCCATTCCTCCTCCCAACCCGATTGA
- a CDS encoding KH domain-containing protein, protein MEELIRYIVTSLVDHPEEISVKEIEGDEQTVLELRVSPKDVGKVIGKNGRIAKSLRAILTAASIKAGKNFSLEIID, encoded by the coding sequence ATGGAAGAGCTGATCCGCTATATCGTTACTTCTCTAGTAGATCATCCGGAGGAGATTTCCGTAAAGGAAATCGAGGGCGACGAACAAACCGTCCTAGAACTCCGGGTTTCCCCGAAGGATGTGGGAAAAGTGATCGGCAAGAATGGTAGGATCGCTAAGTCCTTAAGAGCGATCTTAACCGCAGCCTCCATCAAAGCCGGAAAAAATTTCTCCTTAGAAATTATTGACTGA
- the trmD gene encoding tRNA (guanosine(37)-N1)-methyltransferase TrmD → MKFNFITLFPAKVQAYFSEGLQEKAIQKGVFSVNIVHLRDFSNNKHLKVDDTPYGGGPGMLLKVEPIDLALKSLGEDKGVVILTTPSGIPFDQNVAEKLSKLEKPITLISGYYEGVDHRVTEHLVDIELSLGNYVISAGDLASLCITDAVSRLLPGFLGDRESLEEESHNERDVLEYPQYTKPSEYNGWKVPEILLGGNHAAIESWRNANRKKVDPDITRNL, encoded by the coding sequence ATGAAATTTAATTTTATTACCTTATTCCCCGCTAAAGTCCAAGCATACTTTTCCGAAGGACTGCAGGAGAAGGCAATCCAAAAGGGAGTGTTCTCCGTAAACATCGTACATCTGCGGGACTTCTCCAATAATAAACATCTAAAGGTAGACGACACACCTTATGGAGGAGGTCCGGGAATGCTCTTAAAAGTAGAGCCAATCGACCTGGCCTTAAAATCATTGGGAGAAGATAAAGGGGTCGTAATTCTTACCACTCCTTCCGGAATACCATTCGATCAGAACGTTGCAGAAAAACTTTCCAAGCTCGAAAAACCAATCACTCTTATATCAGGATATTATGAAGGAGTGGATCACAGGGTAACAGAGCATCTTGTTGACATAGAACTGTCCCTTGGAAATTATGTAATTTCAGCCGGAGATTTGGCTAGCCTCTGTATTACAGATGCTGTGTCCAGGCTTTTGCCCGGCTTTTTAGGCGACCGAGAGAGCCTGGAAGAAGAATCTCATAACGAAAGGGATGTTTTAGAATATCCACAATATACGAAACCTTCCGAATACAATGGTTGGAAGGTTCCAGAAATTCTCTTGGGCGGAAACCACGCGGCGATAGAATCTTGGCGCAATGCCAATCGAAAGAAAGTCGACCCTGATATTACGAGGAATTTATGA
- a CDS encoding YraN family protein, with amino-acid sequence MGPRSKRKVQKGKEGENLAAGLLLKQGHKILERNFRIQKGEIDIISEKENVLYFTEVKYWAKTSPIHPLEIFSQAKIRRMKTAAAYYLSRNVSFRDHFVSFSLALVTEKRELKYYLHLF; translated from the coding sequence ATGGGACCTCGCTCCAAAAGAAAAGTACAGAAAGGAAAAGAAGGAGAAAACCTTGCCGCTGGACTTCTTCTCAAGCAAGGTCATAAAATTTTAGAAAGAAACTTCCGGATCCAAAAGGGAGAAATCGACATAATTAGCGAGAAAGAAAACGTCCTGTATTTTACGGAAGTGAAGTACTGGGCTAAAACTTCCCCTATTCACCCCTTGGAAATATTCAGTCAGGCAAAGATCCGAAGAATGAAAACGGCGGCAGCATATTATTTGAGCAGAAACGTTTCGTTTAGAGATCATTTTGTCTCTTTCTCGCTGGCCTTAGTTACCGAAAAAAGGGAACTGAAATATTATCTTCATCTCTTCTAA
- a CDS encoding PASTA domain-containing protein has product MTKEELRSKYLPIGGYFFFIAFGLVVFFIAAFLVVFVRTKSATMVVMPDVVGKPYNEVHNELMRLQLKVRLESKRYPDKTDGIIIYQSIRPGREVEAGSKVSLTVNIGLDRIDMPNLKGQSLVSAKNSMEKVLSGETYVSLTLGGITYVEVKEGEQPDTVVDQIPEAGKNITAGEKVFLLVTKPSTKKKEGEPQAGLEFKPGDSFAFAQRALVRAKISSKAEVVVTKFRPDNGKIESVQKVGNEYKFKVFYFEPEDRVESGYESFVYEAPENGTYSLIVKDQNDETKQVEISAPTIYQEGEKIQTVFYRTGDVTLVLLDDKGSKVKSKDYENEF; this is encoded by the coding sequence GTGACCAAGGAAGAACTCCGCTCTAAATATCTCCCTATCGGGGGTTACTTTTTTTTCATCGCATTCGGCTTAGTAGTCTTTTTCATAGCCGCCTTCTTAGTAGTATTCGTTCGTACGAAAAGTGCCACCATGGTGGTCATGCCTGATGTAGTAGGTAAACCGTACAACGAAGTCCATAACGAATTAATGCGTCTCCAGCTGAAAGTCAGATTGGAGTCCAAACGTTATCCGGACAAAACAGATGGTATCATCATCTACCAATCCATTCGTCCCGGAAGAGAAGTAGAAGCAGGTTCCAAAGTTTCTCTTACTGTCAATATCGGTTTAGACCGAATCGATATGCCCAACCTAAAAGGGCAAAGTTTGGTCTCCGCCAAAAACTCCATGGAAAAAGTTCTTTCGGGAGAAACTTACGTTTCTTTAACATTGGGTGGGATCACCTATGTGGAAGTAAAAGAAGGAGAACAACCTGATACAGTAGTGGACCAAATCCCGGAAGCAGGTAAAAATATCACCGCTGGTGAAAAAGTATTCTTACTAGTTACAAAACCTTCTACCAAGAAAAAAGAAGGAGAGCCCCAAGCAGGATTAGAATTTAAACCTGGTGATTCTTTTGCATTCGCTCAAAGAGCTCTAGTAAGGGCAAAAATTTCCTCCAAGGCAGAAGTGGTTGTAACCAAATTTCGTCCTGATAATGGAAAGATTGAATCTGTCCAAAAAGTAGGAAACGAATACAAGTTTAAGGTATTTTATTTCGAGCCGGAAGATAGGGTAGAAAGCGGATATGAAAGTTTCGTTTATGAGGCTCCTGAAAACGGAACGTATTCTTTGATCGTAAAAGATCAAAACGACGAAACCAAACAAGTGGAAATCAGCGCTCCCACAATCTACCAAGAGGGAGAAAAAATCCAAACCGTCTTTTACAGAACAGGAGATGTGACTCTGGTTCTTTTGGACGATAAAGGTTCGAAAGTAAAATCCAAAGACTACGAGAACGAATTTTGA